One window from the genome of Paracoccus zhejiangensis encodes:
- the gcvT gene encoding glycine cleavage system aminomethyltransferase GcvT has product MAEELNRTGLYDLHVAEGAKMVPFAGWEMPVQFPTGVLTEHLHTRAHAGLFDVSHMGQVKILPKDGDLASAALALETLIPADVLGLPEGRQRYGLFTNAEGGILDDLMFANRGDHYILVVNAARADHDIPHLQTLAGVEVQPITDRGLIALQGPKAVEVLERQLPGVSAMAFMDVASFDWQGAELWVSRSGYTGEDGFEISIPEASLTAFVETLMDYPEVLPIGLAARDSLRLEAGMPLYGHDLTEETTPVEAGLAWSIGKARRSGGARAGGFPGADKVLGQVQDGAASRRVGLTPEGRAPIREGVTIFDAEIGGVEIGEVCSGGFGPSVGGPVAMAYLPAALSTGSLVWAEVRGKRMPVRVTALPFITPSYKR; this is encoded by the coding sequence ATGGCCGAGGAACTGAATCGAACCGGTCTTTATGACCTGCATGTCGCCGAAGGTGCCAAGATGGTGCCCTTTGCCGGTTGGGAAATGCCCGTGCAATTCCCGACCGGGGTGCTGACCGAGCATCTGCATACGCGCGCCCATGCCGGCCTCTTCGACGTGTCGCATATGGGCCAGGTGAAGATCCTGCCGAAGGATGGCGATCTGGCCTCTGCGGCGCTGGCGCTGGAAACGTTGATCCCGGCCGATGTGCTGGGCCTACCCGAGGGGCGGCAGCGTTACGGCCTCTTCACCAACGCGGAAGGCGGTATCCTGGATGACCTGATGTTCGCCAATCGCGGCGATCACTATATTCTGGTGGTGAACGCCGCCCGCGCCGATCACGACATTCCGCATCTGCAGACGCTGGCGGGCGTCGAGGTGCAGCCGATCACCGATCGCGGCCTCATCGCCCTGCAGGGACCGAAGGCGGTCGAGGTGCTGGAACGGCAATTGCCCGGCGTCTCGGCCATGGCCTTCATGGACGTGGCGAGTTTCGACTGGCAGGGGGCCGAGCTCTGGGTCTCGCGTTCGGGCTATACCGGTGAGGACGGGTTCGAGATCTCGATCCCCGAGGCCAGCCTGACCGCTTTCGTCGAGACGCTGATGGATTATCCCGAAGTGCTGCCCATCGGCCTTGCCGCCCGCGACAGCCTGCGGCTCGAGGCCGGGATGCCGCTTTACGGCCATGACCTGACCGAAGAGACGACGCCGGTCGAGGCCGGGCTGGCCTGGTCCATCGGCAAGGCCCGCCGTTCGGGCGGTGCGCGCGCCGGCGGCTTTCCGGGCGCGGACAAGGTGCTGGGCCAGGTGCAGGACGGCGCGGCCAGCCGCCGCGTGGGCTTGACGCCCGAAGGCCGGGCGCCGATCCGCGAGGGCGTGACCATCTTCGACGCCGAGATCGGTGGCGTCGAGATCGGCGAGGTCTGCTCGGGCGGCTTCGGCCCCTCGGTCGGCGGTCCGGTCGCCATGGCCTACCTGCCTGCCGCGCTCTCCACTGGCAGCCTTGTCTGGGCCGAGGTCCGGGGCAAGCGGATGCCGGTGCGCGTGACCGCCCTGCCCTTCATCACTCCTTCCTACAAACGCTGA
- a CDS encoding ureidoglycolate lyase yields the protein MKLLRYGPAGAEKPGLLDDQGQVRDLSGHVADLASEVLTPAGLAKLAAIDPASLPVVPGKPQQDLRLGACVGGVGKFIAIGLNYADHAAESGLAVPDEPVVFNKWITCICGPDDDVVIPKGSTKTDWEVELGVVIGQGGTDIAEADALNHVAGYCVINDVSEREWQIERGATWDKGKGFDTFGPIGPWLVTRDEIADPQKLGLWLEVDGHRYQNGNTATMVFGVAALVAYCSRFMRLMPGDVITTGTPPGVGLGQKPPVYLRPGQTIRLGIDGLGEQTQRTTGG from the coding sequence ATGAAACTGCTGCGCTATGGCCCCGCCGGGGCGGAAAAGCCGGGACTGCTGGACGATCAGGGACAGGTGCGCGACCTGTCGGGCCATGTGGCTGATCTGGCGAGCGAGGTGCTGACCCCCGCCGGGCTGGCGAAACTGGCCGCCATCGATCCGGCCTCGCTGCCGGTGGTGCCGGGCAAGCCGCAACAGGACCTGCGCCTTGGTGCCTGCGTCGGCGGGGTGGGGAAATTCATCGCCATCGGGCTGAACTATGCCGACCATGCCGCCGAAAGCGGCCTCGCCGTGCCTGACGAGCCGGTGGTCTTCAACAAGTGGATCACCTGCATCTGCGGCCCGGATGATGATGTCGTCATCCCCAAAGGCTCGACCAAGACCGACTGGGAGGTCGAGCTGGGCGTGGTCATCGGTCAGGGCGGCACCGATATTGCCGAGGCCGATGCGCTGAACCATGTCGCCGGCTATTGCGTCATCAACGACGTGAGCGAGCGCGAATGGCAGATCGAGCGCGGCGCCACCTGGGACAAGGGTAAGGGCTTCGACACCTTCGGCCCGATCGGCCCCTGGCTCGTCACCCGCGACGAGATCGCCGATCCGCAGAAACTGGGCCTCTGGCTCGAGGTCGATGGACACCGCTATCAGAACGGCAATACCGCGACGATGGTGTTCGGCGTGGCCGCGCTGGTCGCCTATTGCTCGCGCTTCATGCGGCTGATGCCGGGCGATGTCATCACCACCGGCACCCCGCCGGGCGTCGGGCTGGGGCAGAAACCGCCGGTCTACCTGCGTCCCGGCCAAACCATCCGTCTTGGGATTGATGGTCTGGGCGAACAGACCCAGCGCACCACCGGCGGCTGA
- a CDS encoding SDR family oxidoreductase, protein MRLQGKTILITAAGQGMGRASAIACAAEGATVWATDRDPGLLEGLEEHGIRIAALDVTDRSAIAALAAELPPLDGIFNCAGIVVNGTIETTTVEDWDLSFILNVDGMFHLTRAVLPGMLQRAGETGSVSIVNMASMCSSIKGFVNRCAYGTSKAAVIGLTKSIAADYVTRGVRANAICPGTVDTPSLRGRIASAADPVQAEKDFIARQPMGRLATVEDMTPIVVYLLSDESRFVTGQAILVDGGVTI, encoded by the coding sequence ATGCGGCTGCAGGGCAAGACGATTCTGATCACGGCGGCGGGGCAGGGCATGGGGCGCGCCTCGGCCATCGCCTGCGCGGCCGAGGGGGCGACGGTCTGGGCGACCGACCGCGATCCGGGGCTGCTTGAGGGGCTCGAGGAGCACGGCATCCGCATCGCCGCTCTGGACGTGACCGACCGCAGCGCCATTGCCGCGCTGGCCGCGGAACTGCCGCCGCTGGACGGGATCTTCAACTGCGCCGGCATCGTGGTGAACGGCACCATCGAGACAACCACGGTCGAGGACTGGGATCTCAGCTTCATCCTGAACGTCGACGGCATGTTCCACCTGACGCGCGCCGTGCTGCCGGGGATGCTGCAGCGCGCCGGGGAAACCGGCAGCGTGTCGATCGTGAACATGGCCTCGATGTGTTCCTCGATCAAAGGCTTCGTGAACCGCTGCGCCTATGGCACCTCGAAGGCGGCGGTGATCGGGCTGACCAAGTCCATCGCCGCCGATTACGTCACCCGAGGCGTCCGCGCCAATGCGATCTGCCCCGGCACGGTCGACACGCCCAGCCTGCGCGGCCGCATCGCATCGGCGGCTGACCCGGTGCAGGCGGAGAAAGACTTTATCGCCCGCCAGCCCATGGGGCGCCTTGCCACGGTCGAGGATATGACGCCCATTGTCGTCTATCTGCTGTCCGATGAAAGCCGGTTCGTGACCGGTCAGGCCATTCTGGTCGATGGCGGCGTGACGATCTGA
- a CDS encoding VOC family protein: MAYNISFIRDLHHVQLAMPAGGEDLARGFYGGVLGLTEVPKPEALQGRGGVWFETGAVRLHLGVEHPFAPARKAHPALRVSSLEEAKTALRAQGLEFRSEIDLPGISRIYVDDPFGNRIELLELLEG; the protein is encoded by the coding sequence ATGGCATACAATATTAGTTTCATCCGCGACCTGCACCACGTCCAGCTGGCAATGCCCGCAGGTGGCGAGGATCTGGCACGCGGTTTCTATGGCGGCGTGCTGGGCCTGACCGAGGTTCCAAAGCCCGAGGCCCTGCAGGGACGCGGTGGGGTCTGGTTCGAGACCGGAGCCGTGCGCCTGCATCTTGGCGTGGAACACCCCTTTGCCCCGGCCCGGAAGGCGCATCCGGCCTTGCGGGTTAGCTCGCTGGAAGAGGCAAAAACTGCCTTGCGGGCGCAGGGGCTGGAGTTTCGCAGCGAAATCGACCTTCCGGGCATCAGCCGGATCTATGTCGATGATCCCTTTGGCAACCGGATCGAGCTTCTGGAACTGCTGGAGGGGTAA
- the gcvP gene encoding aminomethyl-transferring glycine dehydrogenase, which yields MTRWNPTDYNPDDFANRRHIGPSPAEMAEMLKAVGADSLNALIDQTVPQAIRQATPLTWPALSEAALLARMEEVAKKNKVMNSLIGQGYYGTVTPPAIQRNIFENPAWYTAYTPYQPEIAQGRLEALLNYQTMVADLTGLPVANASLLDEATAAAEAMAMAQRQSKAKTDAFFVAHDLHPQTISVIETRAAPLGIRIVKGSIDDLKPAEVFGAIFQYPGTYGHVRDVTPEIEALHAAGALAILATDLLALCLLKSPGEMGADIAVGSAQRFGVPMGYGGPHAAFMSCRDALKRTMPGRIVGVSIDASGNKAYRLSLQTREQHIRREKATSNVCTAQALLAVMASFYAVFHGPVGLRAIAQRVHLTAVTIANALRAAGADVAPEVFFDTITVKVGVGQAGILAAAEQRGINLRQVGRDRVGISVDETTDAGVIARLLDAFGIDEAAEPATTPILPDALLRETDYLTHPVFHMNRAESEMMRYMRRLSDRDLALDRAMIPLGSCTMKLNAAAEMMPITWPEFGALHPFAPRHQTLGYVEAIADLEEKLCEITGYDAFSMQPNSGAQGEYAGLLTIQAFHRANGDDQRDICLIPVSAHGTNPASAQMCGMKVVVVKSAPNGDIDLEDFADKAKQAGDKLAAVMITYPSTHGVFEDTVRQVCEITHDHGGQVYIDGANMNALVGLVKPGEIGGDVSHLNLHKTFAIPHGGGGPGMGPIGVKGHLAPYLPGDPRKEESGAVSAAPYGSASILLISWAYILMMGGEGLTQATRVAILNANYIASRLAGAYPILFMGNRGRVAHECILDTRPFAEHGVTVDDIAKRLIDNGFHAPTMSWPVAGTLMVEPTESETKAEIDRFITALMAIRDEITEVAEGRMKAEDSPLRHAPHTVEDLVADWDRAYSREQGCFPAGAFRVDKYWPPVGRVDNAYGDRNLICTCPPLESYAEAAE from the coding sequence ATGACCCGCTGGAATCCCACCGACTACAACCCCGATGATTTCGCCAACCGCCGCCATATCGGCCCCTCGCCCGCCGAGATGGCCGAGATGCTGAAGGCCGTCGGCGCCGACAGTCTGAACGCGCTGATCGACCAGACTGTGCCACAGGCGATCCGGCAGGCCACGCCGCTGACCTGGCCGGCGCTCTCTGAAGCTGCGCTGCTGGCGCGGATGGAAGAGGTCGCCAAGAAGAACAAGGTGATGAACAGCCTGATCGGTCAGGGCTATTACGGCACCGTCACGCCGCCCGCGATCCAGCGCAACATCTTCGAGAACCCGGCCTGGTACACGGCCTACACGCCCTATCAGCCCGAGATCGCGCAGGGCCGGCTCGAGGCGCTGCTGAACTACCAGACCATGGTCGCCGACCTGACCGGGCTGCCGGTGGCGAATGCCAGCCTTCTGGACGAAGCGACGGCGGCGGCGGAGGCTATGGCCATGGCGCAGCGCCAGTCCAAGGCGAAAACCGATGCCTTCTTCGTCGCCCATGACCTGCATCCGCAGACCATCTCGGTGATCGAGACCCGCGCCGCGCCCCTGGGCATCCGCATCGTCAAGGGCTCGATCGACGATCTGAAGCCCGCCGAGGTCTTCGGCGCGATCTTCCAGTATCCCGGCACCTACGGCCATGTCCGCGACGTGACCCCCGAGATCGAGGCGCTGCATGCCGCAGGCGCGCTGGCGATCCTCGCCACCGACCTCCTGGCGCTGTGCCTGCTGAAATCGCCGGGCGAGATGGGGGCGGATATCGCCGTCGGCTCGGCGCAGCGGTTCGGCGTGCCGATGGGCTATGGCGGCCCGCATGCCGCCTTCATGTCCTGCCGCGACGCGCTGAAGCGTACCATGCCGGGCCGGATCGTGGGCGTCAGCATCGACGCCTCGGGCAACAAGGCCTATCGCCTGTCTCTGCAGACCCGCGAACAGCATATCCGCCGCGAGAAGGCGACCAGCAATGTCTGCACCGCGCAGGCGCTGCTGGCGGTCATGGCCAGCTTCTATGCCGTCTTCCACGGCCCGGTGGGCCTGCGCGCCATTGCGCAGCGGGTGCACCTGACCGCCGTGACCATCGCCAATGCGCTGCGCGCCGCCGGGGCCGATGTGGCGCCCGAGGTGTTTTTTGACACCATCACCGTCAAGGTCGGCGTCGGTCAGGCCGGCATCCTAGCCGCCGCCGAACAGCGCGGCATCAACCTGCGCCAGGTCGGCCGCGACCGCGTTGGCATTTCGGTTGACGAGACCACCGATGCCGGCGTCATCGCGCGTCTGCTGGACGCCTTCGGCATCGACGAGGCAGCCGAGCCGGCCACAACCCCGATCCTGCCCGATGCGCTCTTGCGCGAGACCGATTACCTGACCCACCCGGTCTTCCACATGAACCGGGCCGAATCCGAGATGATGCGCTATATGCGCCGGCTCTCGGACCGCGATCTGGCGCTGGACCGGGCGATGATCCCGCTTGGCTCCTGCACCATGAAGCTGAACGCAGCCGCCGAGATGATGCCGATCACCTGGCCCGAATTTGGCGCGCTGCACCCCTTTGCGCCGCGCCATCAGACGCTTGGCTATGTCGAGGCGATCGCCGACCTCGAGGAAAAGCTCTGCGAGATCACCGGCTATGACGCCTTCTCGATGCAGCCGAACAGCGGCGCGCAGGGCGAATATGCCGGCCTTCTGACCATTCAGGCCTTCCACCGCGCCAACGGCGATGACCAGCGCGATATCTGCCTGATCCCGGTTTCGGCCCATGGCACCAACCCGGCCTCGGCGCAGATGTGCGGGATGAAGGTCGTGGTGGTGAAATCCGCCCCCAATGGCGATATCGATCTGGAAGATTTCGCCGACAAGGCGAAACAGGCCGGCGACAAGCTGGCGGCGGTGATGATCACCTATCCCAGCACCCATGGCGTCTTCGAGGATACCGTGCGGCAGGTCTGCGAGATCACCCATGATCATGGCGGGCAGGTCTATATCGACGGCGCCAACATGAACGCGCTGGTCGGGCTGGTGAAGCCGGGCGAGATCGGCGGCGATGTCAGCCACCTGAACCTGCACAAGACCTTTGCCATCCCCCATGGCGGCGGCGGCCCGGGCATGGGCCCCATCGGGGTCAAGGGCCATCTGGCCCCCTACCTGCCCGGCGACCCGCGCAAGGAAGAGTCCGGCGCGGTCTCGGCCGCCCCCTATGGCTCGGCCTCGATCCTGCTCATTTCCTGGGCGTATATCCTGATGATGGGCGGCGAGGGGCTGACGCAGGCGACGCGGGTGGCGATCCTGAACGCCAATTACATCGCCAGCCGGCTGGCCGGGGCCTATCCGATCCTGTTCATGGGCAATCGCGGACGGGTGGCGCATGAATGCATCCTCGACACCCGCCCCTTTGCCGAGCATGGGGTGACCGTGGATGACATAGCCAAGCGGCTGATCGATAACGGCTTCCACGCGCCCACGATGAGTTGGCCGGTCGCCGGCACGCTGATGGTGGAACCGACCGAGTCCGAGACCAAGGCCGAGATCGACCGCTTCATCACCGCGCTGATGGCGATCCGGGACGAGATCACCGAGGTCGCCGAGGGCCGGATGAAGGCGGAAGACAGCCCGCTGCGCCACGCCCCGCACACGGTCGAGGATCTGGTCGCCGACTGGGACCGCGCCTATAGCCGCGAGCAGGGCTGCTTCCCCGCAGGCGCCTTCCGCGTCGACAAATACTGGCCGCCGGTCGGCCGCGTCGACAATGCCTATGGCGACCGGAACCTGATCTGCACCTGCCCGCCGCTGGAGAGCTATGCCGAGGCGGCGGAGTAG
- the gcvH gene encoding glycine cleavage system protein GcvH produces MKFTEDHEWLRAEGGEIVVGITAHASEQLGDVVFIELPEEGREVAAGEEVVVIESVKAASDITAPVAGKITAVNSALADAPGDVNGDPMGAWFFKIAPTDAGAMDGFMDEAAYQALIG; encoded by the coding sequence CTGAAATTTACCGAAGACCACGAATGGCTGCGCGCCGAGGGCGGCGAGATCGTCGTGGGCATCACCGCCCATGCCAGCGAGCAACTGGGCGACGTGGTGTTCATCGAACTGCCCGAGGAAGGCCGCGAGGTGGCGGCGGGCGAAGAGGTCGTGGTGATCGAATCGGTCAAGGCCGCCTCGGACATCACCGCCCCGGTCGCGGGCAAGATCACCGCCGTGAACAGCGCCCTTGCCGACGCGCCAGGCGATGTGAACGGCGATCCGATGGGCGCCTGGTTCTTCAAGATCGCGCCGACGGATGCCGGCGCCATGGACGGGTTCATGGACGAAGCCGCCTACCAGGCGCTGATCGGCTGA